The proteins below are encoded in one region of Triticum aestivum cultivar Chinese Spring chromosome 1B, IWGSC CS RefSeq v2.1, whole genome shotgun sequence:
- the LOC123077331 gene encoding uncharacterized protein, with protein MKNRRLVHTRASDKLSITLLIDTKAATVCFAEAGNDVVEFLSGLLSLPLGSISNLLTQERIAGSFGNLLASVEMRDADYKGKEQHLSPAVAPATLCHLEELLGTELSNCNTHFYTCENKKTGRSCGFLSARSGSACPACKGRMFDPMLLSSENEEVATAGRKWQASAYTIKDDLWVSPAPSLLSGITLLAHCGVQDLSVLERKTVKMGKEEMLSALFKTLILAAALKSKTVLTDVFLPKKNARCKRGPPEEVIHV; from the exons ATGAAGAATAGAAGGTTGGTCCACACAAGGGCGAGTGACAAGCTATCGATCACGCTGTTGATCGACACCAAGGCAGCCACGGTTTGTTTCGCCGAGGCTGGCAACGACGTCGTCGAGTTCCTGTCGGGCCTCCTCTCACTGCCGCTGGGCAGCATCAGCAACCTGCTCACCCAAGAGCGCATCGCCGGCAGCTTCGGTAATTTGCTTGCGAGCGTGGAGATGCGGGATGCTGACTACAAGGGCAAGGAGCAGCACCTGAGCCCGGCTGTCGCTCCGGCCACGCTCTGCCACCTGGAGGAGCTGCTAGGCACCGAGCTGAGCAACTGCAACACCCACTTCTACACCTGTGAAAATAAGAAGACCGGCAGAAGCTGTGGATTTCTCTCGGCCCGCAGTGGCAGCGCCTGCCCCGCCTGCAAAGGTAGAATGTTCGATCCTATGCTTCTCTCCAGCGAGAATGAGGAGGTGGCGACAGCTGGCAGGAAGTGGCAGGCATCTGCGTACACCATCAAGGACGACCTCTGGGTGAGTCCGGCGCCCAGCCTGCTGTCGGGCATCACATTGCTTGCGCATTGCGGCGTTCAGGACCTCAGCGTGCTGGAGAGGAAGACCGTCAAGATGGGCAAGGAAGAG atgcttagcgcgctatttaaaactttgatACTCGCTGCTGCCCTCAAGTCCAAGACCGTCCTCACGGATGTCTTCCTGCCAAAGAAGAATGCACGCTGCAAGAGGGGACCTCCTGAGGAAGTCATTCACGTGTGA